The following coding sequences lie in one uncultured Desulfovibrio sp. genomic window:
- a CDS encoding ABC transporter ATP-binding protein, translating to MERENMELALRSLSLTPGRDKAGQPEKTEIHFRPGEITALLGPTGAGKSRFLSDIESLAAGDTPTGRTVLLNGAEPDEDTRFDLQGRLVAQLTQNMNFVLDMGVMDFLRTHALSREVTDPEVAAARVFAAANELAGESFGGSTQLTQLSGGQSRALMIADTALLSWSPVLLIDEIENAGVDKRKALDLLLASDKIIVMATHDPVLALAADRRLVFEQGAVAAVLARTPAEDALLARLEDMERHWSDVREALRKGADMSPWGI from the coding sequence ATGGAGCGTGAAAATATGGAACTGGCCCTGCGCAGTCTGAGCCTGACCCCAGGCCGCGACAAGGCAGGCCAGCCGGAAAAGACGGAGATTCACTTCCGCCCCGGTGAAATCACGGCCCTGCTGGGGCCAACGGGCGCTGGCAAGAGCCGCTTTTTGAGCGATATTGAATCACTGGCCGCAGGCGATACCCCAACGGGCCGTACCGTGCTGCTCAACGGCGCAGAACCCGACGAAGACACGCGCTTTGATCTGCAGGGGCGGCTGGTGGCCCAGCTGACCCAGAATATGAACTTTGTGCTGGACATGGGCGTCATGGATTTTTTGCGCACCCACGCCCTGAGCCGCGAGGTGACAGACCCCGAAGTCGCTGCGGCCAGGGTTTTTGCCGCCGCCAACGAACTGGCTGGCGAATCCTTTGGCGGGAGCACGCAGCTGACCCAGCTTTCCGGCGGGCAGTCGCGCGCCCTGATGATTGCGGATACAGCCCTGCTCAGCTGGTCGCCCGTACTGCTCATTGACGAAATTGAAAACGCCGGAGTGGACAAGCGCAAGGCCCTTGATCTGCTGCTGGCATCGGACAAGATTATTGTCATGGCGACGCATGATCCCGTGCTGGCCTTGGCGGCAGACAGGCGGCTGGTGTTCGAGCAAGGGGCCGTGGCCGCTGTGCTGGCGCGCACCCCGGCGGAAGACGCCCTGCTGGCCCGATTGGAAGATATGGAACGGCACTGGTCTGATGTGCGCGAGGCCCTGCGCAAAGGGGCGGACATGTCGCCCTGGGGTATTTAG
- a CDS encoding Nramp family divalent metal transporter gives MSATSFWNKCNVSGITHKGEEFLKFVGPGLLVTVGFIDPGNWAANLAAGAEYGYSLLWMVSLSTFMLIVLQHNAAHLGIVTGKCMAEAITEYFPCTIGRLVLFSAFGASVMTSMAEILGGAIALRMLFSIPLPIGATLTALLAGALLLFNSYNKVEKWIIGFVSLIGIAFLYELWLVPAGWLPQAAVGWVMPAFPEGSMLVIMSVLGAVVMPHNLFLHSEIIQSRQWNLEGDAFIKKRLDYEFFDTLFAMLVGWAINSAMIILAAAVFWTAGEHVTELEQARDLLKPLLGDSASVIFAVALLFAGVASSVTSGMAGGIMTSGMAGEAYNTKDKHSVMGIVGSLGCGLVLIWLTSDPFKGLLLSQMALSVQLPITMVSLVALTSSPKVMGKYANGKGTKLLLYTLAGIVTVLNIMLLFSALD, from the coding sequence ATGAGTGCAACAAGCTTTTGGAACAAGTGCAATGTGTCGGGCATTACCCACAAGGGCGAAGAGTTCCTTAAATTTGTAGGGCCGGGGCTGCTGGTGACCGTGGGCTTTATCGACCCTGGCAACTGGGCCGCCAATCTGGCCGCCGGGGCGGAGTATGGTTATTCCCTGCTGTGGATGGTGAGCCTTTCCACCTTTATGCTCATTGTATTGCAGCACAATGCGGCCCACCTGGGTATTGTGACGGGCAAATGCATGGCCGAGGCCATAACGGAGTATTTTCCCTGCACCATTGGTCGGCTTGTGCTGTTTAGCGCCTTTGGCGCTTCGGTCATGACCAGCATGGCAGAAATCCTCGGCGGGGCCATTGCCCTGCGTATGCTCTTTTCCATCCCCCTACCCATTGGCGCAACTCTCACGGCACTGCTTGCTGGTGCCCTTTTGCTGTTCAATTCATACAATAAAGTTGAAAAGTGGATCATCGGTTTTGTGTCGCTGATCGGCATCGCCTTTTTGTATGAGTTGTGGCTGGTGCCCGCCGGCTGGCTCCCCCAGGCTGCCGTGGGCTGGGTGATGCCAGCCTTTCCCGAAGGTTCCATGCTGGTGATCATGAGCGTGCTTGGCGCAGTGGTGATGCCGCACAATCTTTTTTTGCATTCCGAAATTATTCAGAGCCGCCAGTGGAATCTTGAGGGCGACGCCTTTATCAAAAAAAGGCTCGACTATGAATTTTTTGACACGCTCTTTGCCATGCTGGTGGGCTGGGCCATCAACAGCGCCATGATTATTCTGGCAGCTGCGGTGTTCTGGACAGCGGGGGAGCACGTGACGGAACTTGAGCAGGCCCGCGATCTGCTCAAGCCCCTGCTGGGCGACAGCGCCTCCGTGATTTTTGCCGTGGCCCTGCTGTTTGCCGGGGTGGCCTCGTCCGTCACATCGGGCATGGCGGGCGGCATCATGACCTCGGGCATGGCGGGCGAAGCCTACAACACCAAGGACAAGCACAGCGTCATGGGCATTGTTGGCTCGCTGGGCTGCGGCCTTGTGCTCATCTGGCTGACCAGCGATCCCTTCAAGGGCTTGCTGCTTTCGCAAATGGCTCTCTCGGTGCAGTTGCCCATCACCATGGTCTCGCTGGTGGCGCTGACATCGTCCCCCAAGGTCATGGGCAAATACGCCAACGGCAAGGGCACAAAGCTGCTGCTCTACACACTCGCAGGCATCGTGACCGTGCTGAACATCATGCTGCTCTTCAGCGCGCTGGATTAG
- a CDS encoding GTP-binding protein, with amino-acid sequence MRLITVAGPPACGKTSLVVRAGAALKARGATCAVIKFDCLQTRDDELYAAAGIPVSVALSGGLCPDHFFATNLEEAFAWAGETGANICIIETAGLCNRCSPHLRGALALCVIDNLMGIDAPEKIGPMLRLADVVAVTKGDLVSQAEREVYRYRIRQMNQRAVIRHVNGLTGQGCAELAAIMAIAPDIASVTDMRLRFAMPAAICSYCLSEMRIGARYQKGNVKKAEFGEGHGA; translated from the coding sequence ATGCGTCTCATAACCGTGGCGGGGCCGCCCGCGTGCGGCAAAACCTCGCTTGTGGTCAGGGCTGGCGCGGCCCTGAAGGCGCGGGGCGCGACCTGCGCCGTCATCAAGTTTGACTGCCTGCAAACCCGCGATGACGAACTTTACGCGGCGGCGGGCATTCCCGTTTCCGTTGCGCTTTCCGGCGGGCTCTGCCCCGACCACTTTTTTGCCACCAATCTGGAAGAAGCCTTTGCCTGGGCCGGAGAAACCGGGGCCAATATCTGCATTATCGAAACCGCAGGCCTGTGCAACCGCTGTTCGCCGCATCTGCGCGGGGCTTTGGCCCTGTGCGTCATCGACAACCTCATGGGCATAGACGCGCCGGAAAAAATTGGCCCCATGCTGCGGCTGGCCGATGTGGTGGCCGTGACCAAGGGTGATCTTGTTTCGCAGGCAGAACGCGAGGTCTACCGCTACCGCATCCGGCAGATGAACCAACGGGCCGTTATCCGGCACGTGAACGGTCTGACAGGGCAGGGTTGCGCGGAGCTTGCCGCCATCATGGCCATCGCGCCGGACATTGCCTCCGTTACCGACATGCGGCTGCGCTTCGCCATGCCCGCAGCTATCTGCTCCTATTGCCTGAGCGAAATGCGCATTGGCGCGCGTTACCAGAAGGGCAACGTCAAAAAGGCGGAATTTGGAGAAGGTCATGGAGCGTGA
- a CDS encoding ABC transporter substrate-binding protein: MKRLEHLMQALQQQEDIPVMGKTDLLLYAPCPVKLVVKERIEAIAAAENPPLTVHIPMGCTSVDPYDPLYMESDANKLPAVIASIGYGDFWRGEFVRRFVSTGIFESIQPCVLNPLYADAGLIDPAGAYTIYGVTPYIFLVDHKKLDGLPAPKNWADLMNPRYRGQIVMCGDGDDMADAVLLNQYKDFGEPGVTGLAANIKSFMHSSRMAKVCGTAAPDAGGIFIIPLFFAESTKLPEHVEIVWPEDGAAASPLYLLAKKSEKARLAPVLDFFANGFGGIDSAAWFIPVDGSRPSQLPAGAKLKWVGWDFVESNDVNSLRDILALKFRRLQAGTACVS; encoded by the coding sequence ATGAAAAGGCTTGAACATCTCATGCAAGCATTGCAACAGCAGGAGGACATCCCCGTCATGGGCAAAACCGACCTGCTGCTCTATGCCCCCTGCCCGGTAAAGCTTGTGGTCAAGGAGCGCATCGAGGCCATTGCCGCAGCGGAAAATCCGCCTCTGACGGTGCATATTCCCATGGGCTGCACATCGGTTGATCCTTACGACCCGCTGTATATGGAATCTGATGCAAACAAATTGCCCGCCGTTATAGCGTCCATTGGCTACGGCGACTTCTGGCGCGGCGAATTTGTGCGGCGTTTTGTCAGCACGGGCATATTTGAAAGCATCCAGCCCTGCGTGCTGAACCCCCTGTATGCCGATGCCGGGCTGATTGACCCTGCCGGGGCCTATACCATCTACGGTGTGACCCCGTACATTTTTCTGGTAGACCACAAAAAGCTGGACGGCCTGCCAGCGCCGAAAAACTGGGCAGACCTCATGAACCCCCGTTATCGCGGGCAGATTGTCATGTGCGGCGATGGCGACGACATGGCTGACGCCGTGCTGCTCAACCAGTACAAGGATTTTGGCGAACCGGGCGTTACCGGGCTTGCCGCCAACATCAAAAGCTTCATGCACTCCTCGCGCATGGCAAAGGTCTGCGGCACCGCCGCGCCCGATGCCGGAGGCATCTTTATCATCCCCCTGTTTTTTGCCGAGAGCACCAAACTGCCGGAACATGTGGAAATTGTCTGGCCCGAGGACGGCGCAGCCGCAAGCCCCCTCTATCTGCTGGCAAAAAAATCAGAAAAGGCGCGTCTGGCTCCGGTGCTGGATTTCTTTGCCAATGGCTTTGGCGGCATAGACAGCGCCGCCTGGTTCATCCCCGTGGACGGTTCGCGCCCCTCGCAGTTGCCCGCAGGGGCAAAGCTCAAATGGGTGGGCTGGGATTTTGTGGAAAGCAACGACGTGAACAGCCTGCGCGATATTCTGGCCTTGAAGTTCCGGCGGTTGCAGGCGGGCACGGCATGCGTCTCATAA